The Dama dama isolate Ldn47 chromosome X, ASM3311817v1, whole genome shotgun sequence nucleotide sequence GAGGGACCACCCACTGCTCATTTTGTTCAATGCCTTTTTTTTCACTGGTAGGAAAGTGAAGGTCTTCACCATCCTCCTCAAAGTCTTGTAACTCTGAAACTAAGGTAATACGCACAAAGTTGTGATGCAGCCGCTTTGCTTGGGGGACTAGCATTTGGGGATAGAGATTTTAATTGTGTCTTCTCACTGTCCTCATTTAGGTATGCATGAACCACTTTTCCAGGGTTCTGTAGCTGACATTTTATGGAGGTCTTCCAAAAAGAATCTGACCATTCCTATGTCAGATTTGCTCATTTGGCATCAAACACTTACTGTTTTGCCTTATTAGTGTGTCAAATTaaaaattgagggcaggggaCTTTGGTGTCTCCCACAATGATTTTACTCATGgttggtgctcagtaaatatttttggttgCCTGATGTGATATAGTTTCCTCTGTCCTCCTTCCTCATCCCTTCTCTTTTCCGtgttaaatatgttttattaaacTTTGTATTTAGAAATTATCTTAGATTTATAGAAGAGTTGCTAAGGTGGTACAGAGTATCTGTATATCTTTTCACCCAATTTCCCCTAAGGTTAACATTTTATATAACCACAGTACAATGagcaaaactaagaaattagCATTGGTacaatgtgttgttgttgtttagtcactaagttgtgtttgacgcttcgcaatcccatggactgtagcccaccaggctcctctatccatgggatttcccaggtaagaatactggggtgcgttgccatgcccttttccaggggatctttctgacccagggactgaacccacgtctcctgcattgcaggcattggcaggcagattctttaccactgagccaccagggaaaccctttataGGTACAATAAAATTTACTAAACTACAAACTTTACTCAAATTTCATCATTATCTCCACTAACATCATTTAGGAGAAGGATGTTGAAGCAGAAGTTGTAGTGTCCAATCCAGGaaaccacaattttttttaaggccAAAGAGTACTAATAGATGCCCACATTGATTAGCTCCTTCTCTCTTGGGCAATATAGTAATCTATGCTGTCCAGAATGAGGGAGGCCAAATTCTATGCTAGTTAGGCAGAATGAGATGTCCAGGGACATTTGCCCTCTCTGTGGGCTGACTGGAAGTTGAGATCTGGAGTCTTTAACTCTGGACCTTTAGCATCCAATTGCTTTtatactgattcctaaaatagtCACAAAGAAATTGGTATTGCAGTGACCGTCCTTTCTTCTGAAGAGAATGCCACCATTTGACATAGAAAATCCTTCTTGAGACAATAGGGCATTATTTTGACTCTCCTCTCCTCCATTCTTGGGTTGGGCACACAGTGGTTTGAGCCATAGTTTGGTAGCCCAACTGCAATGAATATAGATGTACAAAGAGAGACAGGTTAGCTTTTAGCTATCACTGCTCACATTGGGGTGGCATTACCTTTGATGGGATATTTAATAGACTGTCAGCATTAATTTATCTGATTTATAACTTGGCTGTGAAAAATCTCCTCCTCACTGGCCGTCAGCATATACAGTTTCATTTAAGAAGATACAAGCTTATCATTTGTTTTCATAGAAATGTAGTCTCTGAATGCTGGTAACATTAACCCATTACTGACTTTGGAAAGcagaagatgaagaggaggaggaggaggaggagggggaagccATACCTGCTATTAGAGTAGGATTGATCCAATACATGGTCACATTATCACAAATCTCCAGAATTTTGGAATTTTTAAGAAAGTCTCGGTTTTCAATAGGTTTTTCTGCTGGGACCCAAATCACTGACTGTTCAAAGAAAGTTGTGGTAATTTCTTCATTCTGAGAGAAGAAAGTAGTTCAGGGTGGGGATAGGCAGAGACATTAATAAAGTGAGTGAGACATTATGGGATACTGGAAAACATATTTCAAGTCTGAATAATAATTACAGTCCCAGAGCTTCCTGTGAAGTAGCTCTGAGATGTGCATACAGTAGGTGCCCTTGAGAGAGTTAGCAACTTGTTCCACCTTCTCCCCTCTAACAGTAAGTCTGCTCACTGAAACAGCAGCTTTCTCTGCTCAATTTCTCTTAAAGTCAGGAAAGCTCTCCATCATTTTCTGGGTCTCTCACTGGGCCAAGTATGTTTTAATTTGGCCTTCTGGAACCCTgaatgatttatatttgttttcttttaaatggatgttgtgtgtgtatgctcagtcactgagtcgtgtctaactctttgtgaccacatggactgtagcccaccaggctcctctgtcatgggattcttcaggcaggaattctggagtgggttgccatgccttcctccaggagatcttcctgatccagggactgaacctgtatgtCCTGTGTTgcttgcattgaaggcagattcttttacctgtTGACCCATGGGGGAACCCCTTGGATGTTGTGAGTGCCTGCCTTATTTTAGGCTTATGACTAGGATTGCAAGCTGAATTTTATCTCAAGCTGAAAAACACTCCTATAATCCAAATTGGTGAAATCATTTAAGTAGCACTAGGACCTAATATTTTGGTTTTCAAGATTGCCTGTTAATGGTATAGCTGTGGTACCAaagatgtttttatattttgtttgtttgtttcaaagtCAAGTCTCTAACTTGTGACTACAATGCCCTTACTACTGTTTTACTCCTTTCATTCTAGATGCTTGGAGTTTGTCTGACAGAATGCTTTTTATTTaggcaacctttttttttttattgtcaagAACACTACCTTCTTTTCTGTTTATCATGTTGGAAGTAATTGTCTTGTATACCTAGctctttttaaacatattttttaaaaacttacttatttggctgcatcaggtcttagttatgTCACACaagatctttgatcttctttgAGACATGCAAATTGTAAgtcacaacatgtgggatctagttccctgaccagggatcgaactcaggccccctgcattgggagtgtgcagtcttagccacagcaccaccagggaagtctggtataCTTATCTCTTAATCATTTGTCTCTTGGGCTTTGACACTTTACCCTGTAATCTTAATTagacttttccctttctctcttgtttctttctagttttatggtttcactgtttttattctttgaaatATGGCTATGTGTAATTTTTCTCCTAGTCATTTAAAACTCTTCATCTTAGCTCCTTTGCCCTGGGGTCTGTAAAGACTGGTATGCACTGAAAGGGACTGTATAGAATGAGGTTGGTACACTGACTAGCTTTGTTAGCAAAATCAGGGCTATTTATATACCTGCTCTGCATGTTTAACATGTAAAAACTATGGATGCAATGGTGAGGGAAGTACAGAATAAAGGATTTTTCTCATTCAGGACCACAAATTTGTCTCATAAAAACAATCTGTATCCTGAGTATAAAAATAGGATTTTCTTGAAGACAAAGCAATTTCACTATCATGAGATGAATGTTTACATTATTTAGACAATCTGGTGGATTGAAGAATAAATTATGGCCAAAATGAGACATTATGGGCCTTTGCCTTTAACTTTTCTGGGGGGCAGCACCACATGTAGAAACttggttccctgactagggattgaacccatgcccccttcagtggaagtgaggagtcttaaccactggactaccagggaagtccctgcctttaactttttcagaaaagaaatcttGTCATATCAGTGTGGAATGTCACTGCTGGCTGGCCCAACTCAAAGGCTTACGTTATTTACTGTAGGAACCAGAGTCTGTAATTTCTCTGGACATAAGGAGACTAATAGCATGTCTGTGGGAGCCAGTAACAGCCATAAGACTTGGATAATGTAAAGTAAAAATGATCCCCACACCACCTCATCCcctaaaataataagaaaagtaaaagaaaaagataaatgggtAGACGAGAATTAAGATGGAGAGTTGGgcaagagaaaaatgtaaaagaacctaggagagagagaagaaaaagaaaaaggtatttaTAGTAGAGTGGTCACTGTGCTATTGGCATAATTTCATTTTAGATTTGCCAGTTAAGTGCTAAGAAAACCAACCCAACCCATTTGTTTCTTCTGGCTATAGTCACAATACGTCCTTAGCTAAGGtccccctccttcctccactgACAGAAATATACCATAATTATTGTCAGAATATCatggaaaaatgaagagtctCCCGGGCTTTATTGAtggctatattttattttattttatttttttgatggcTGTATTTTAAGCAATAATCCTCCATCTCCCACTAGGCCTACAAAGGCCACTAAGCTGTTGCACTGATGCCCTAGATTATCTTACCCTGACCTAGGAGTGTGCTTTCCGAGAATTTGTATTACACTGTACTTCTCaccttctttgctttttcttctcttagaGATATTAAGGATAGATCATTCCATTAGCAGTCCAGCATAAAATGGTGAGATGAatgaactgaaatatttttttaatttttacttcactctgtataattggctccagtttcatccatctcattagaactgattcaaatgaattctttttaatggctgagtaatattccgttgtgtatatgtaccatatttatttacctggctgtgctgggtcttagtagtggcatgtggaatcttgttgcttgaccaaggatggaactcaGGCCCCTTGAATTGGGAgcgtgcagtcttagccactagaccaccagtgttagtagctcagttgtgtccctctctttgcaactccaggcaaggatactggagtgggttgccatttcctactccaggggatcttcccgacccagggatcgaacctgagtttcccacgttgcaggcagattctttaccatctgaaccaccagggaagtcccttaattttaatttttttttaagtatagttgatttggggcttccctggtggcttaatcataaagaacccaccttccaatgcaggagacacaagagatgtgggttcaatccctgcgtcagaaagatcctctggggaaggaaatggcaacccactccagtatttttgcctgggaaatcccatggacagagtagcctggcagggctatagtacatgtggtcacagagagttggacatgactgagcacacaagcaaTAGCaatatagatgatttacaatgttgtgttactttcaggtgtacagtaaagtgattcagctatatatttattacaagatgttgagtatagttctctgtgctatgcaatagATCTTTgtcggttatctattttatatatagtagtgttgaactgaaatctttatttcttattttaaacttttatattttgcattggggtatagtCGATTAACAATGCTGTAATAGTTTTAGGTAAACAGCGAAGGGATTCagccacatatatacatgtatccattctcccccaaacttccttcccatccaggctgccatataataATCAGAAGAGttctatgtgctatacagtatgtccttgttggttatctattttgcatatagtagTGTTGAATTAAAATCTTTAGAATAGGTGATTGTCACAGTGTGACAAAAGCAGCAAGGATCCCAAATGGCTTTGGGGCTTTTGATTTGGCAGGATTGATTTTGTTCCTGTAGCTCACCACTCTTACCAGAAATCTTTGGTTTAGAAGCAAATGTACATAATGTTAATGGCTGCTATCCTTaagttactttttaatttttattgaaatatagttgatttacaatgttgtgttagtttcaggtgtacagcagtgatcagctatatatatatatatatatatatatatgagttattTTAAGATATATGAGTATATacccttatgttcatagcagcactatttacaatagccaagacatggaagcgacctaaatgtccactgacagatgaatggatggagaagttgtggtacatatataaagtggaatattattcagttattaaaaatgaaataatgccatttgcagcaacatggatggacctagagaatttactgagtgaagtaaatcagagaaagagaaatatcatggCATCACTTATatgagaaatctaaaaaaatgatacaaataaacttattttcaaaatagaaacagattcagacttagagaatgaacttatgtttACCAGGGGTCAAGGAActgttagggagtttgggattgccatgtacacactgctatatttaaaacagaaaaccaacaaggacttactctatagcacaaggaactctgctcaatattctgtaacaacctaattgggaaaataatttgaaaaagaatagatatatgtgtgtgtgtgtgtgtgtgtatatacatatatgtatataactgaatctctttgttgtacacttgaaattataCAATactgttaatcaactgtactacaatataaaataaaaagttaaaaaaaactaaaaaaaaaagtacaatgttGGACCTAAAAGTGTGAATTTTAGTTTTTGAAAGGTCTGAGTTCAAGATCCCAATTTACTCTTCTCTAATTGTGTAacactgggcaagttactttTTGGTTCACATctgaaaatggggacaataatagtACTTGCCTATAGGATCATTGTGAGAATCAAATAAGAGTAAAGCATTTAGTACAAAGTCTGACACATAATTAGTCCCCAACAAATTATGGcttttactattactattattcttACATACCTCATCTATTTCTTCCTCTGGTTCAGAAAATTCAGGAATCACTTTAATCTGAGTTTTGATGAAGCATTTTTGAAGACCTACAAAGTAAATGCCAGTGTATCcctataaaacagacaaaaaaataagaaaacttccTGAAATAGCCACAATTAATGGGTGTCATGATTTGTCATGGCCCCAGACTGACAAAATTTGAATTCAAAAGGAATGCTTTCTCTTATAAATTAAATGGAAGCTACAGGCTATTTTTAACTTGACTCAAGTGTTCTAATATTTTAAGTGGGAAGCCTTAGGGGGAAAACATCcaacttacatttttaaagtcaTGTACTTCCAATGTTTCATCAGTGCCATTTCCACTTCTGAATATTTCAGTTCTGGTAATGGGATCAATTTCCATGTAAATCTTCTTCTTCTCTCCATTGCTGTAGAAAGTGTGCTCCATGTCATATGTCTGGGAGAACAAAGCAAAACAAGCTGCAAGATACTCAGTATGACCTTCAATGCAGGTAGACGtaagaaacttgggtttgatccctgggtcaggaagatcccctggaggagtgaatggctacccactccagaattcttgcctggagaatcccatggacagaggaacctggcaggctgcagtccacaaggtcacaaggaatcggacacaactgaagcaacttagcacacacacacagatgtccattcatggtggtggtggtttagtagctaagttgtgtccgactcttgcaatcccatggactgtagcctgccagtctcctctgtcaatgggattctccaggcaagaatactggagtggcgaTCTGgttctcggggctggtgcactgggatgacccagagggatgggatagagagggaggtgggaggggggttcaggacggggaacacatgtaaatccatggctgattcatgtcaatgtatggcaaaaaccactacaatattctaaagtaattagcctccaactaataaaaataaatgaaaaaaaaaaaaatactggcgtgggtgcccatttcttcttccaggggatcttccccatccagggatcgtttcctgcattgcaggcagattctttaccactgagccactaaggaagcatGTTCATTCATAAGATACTTTAATTGGGTAATATCTGGGGCACCTTTTTTTTCCAGAGCGTTTGTAGAGAGGTGCCATCTCAGCAGCTTGCTGTTGGGAATTCTCTGAGACTTGAGACTAAAGTTAGGTGTTTTTCGGCACTAGAGCTGATATGGGGATCCCTTCAGAGTTAGTATTTTGTATTCAAGCCAAGTTGTTGAACTAATTACTAAGAATTCCAACAGTTTTTCTTGGCACCCTTGACTAAATAGCAAATGATATTTTGCGAATCAGTCTGTAAGGTGCTTTTCCCTTATGGTAAGAAGAGGAACCACCAAAAACCTCTACTGCTTCTTTAAACTGCCACTTCCCTTTCTAAGTACTCAAGGGTCACCCACTTTCTTCCTGTGAAATTCAGTAGCGCTAAGAGATTTGAACAGATTTAGAATGCTTAGGTATTGCTCTTTATCTCCTTATCTATCCAGAGATTTAATATTGCCTCAACAGTCTTGGATATGTCCTCTTTAAACACTGAAGACCATTGTCTTTGGCGAGTATCAAGTAAAAATCTTACCCTGACCTCAACTGCTTCCTTTTGCCCTTTAAACTCCAGGAAATATTTACTGCCTTCCCCTAACCTTCTCTGTTACGGGCTAACAAAATCTATTCAGTTTATTCCTGAGTTCTCTTTTCCAAACTCGACTCAGCTGACTTTAAGTCTTCAGGTTCTCCTGCATATAGAATTTAATAACCATGAATTGTAATATGCACTATGTAATATGGTATCTTCCAAGAAGAGCACCTTGGCAAAGCTAAATATCAGGTTACTCCTGAATGGTTGAAACAAAACCCCAGACTCTCTGCTAACCTCTAAAAGAGACCATTCTCTTTCTAAGGACCAAAAGGCCCAGGCCCATAGAGTATCCCAGTCTATTAACATGCCCATTGCTTATAACTGAGGACatgtttatgttgttgtttaatttgtatgtcgtgtctgactctgtgcgaacctgtggactgtagcctgccaggctcctctgtccgtggaattctctaagcacgaatcctggagtaggttgccgtttccttttccaggggatcttcccgaccctgggatcaaacctgggtctcctgcattgcgggctgattctttaccgctgagccaccagggaagccagctgtGCTTACAGCTAGAAGCATAAGAAAAACCTGAAGGAATTTGCTATCACAAACCAGGCCAGCCCTGATGGTGCCATGTGGAAGTCTATCTTATCCCTGTTGTTAGGAGGCCTTTTGCTATCATGTTTCTTCATATTCATCTTTCCTTATGAAAAGCATTTGGTAAACTGAAAGCCTGAAAAAGCAAGTCATCCACACAGCCAACATTGCTTTCTAATGATTCTATTCCCAGCTGCAGTCTTTTAGAGCTTGCACTGGGTTGGGTTGTTTTTTAATGTCTGCCAGTGTCTGTGACTGAATGTTAGATTAACGTGGTCAAATTTTCCCCACCTCAAGTAGAAAAACAAGTTGGAAGGGTTTGTAGAAGCACTGTTACCTCAAGTGTGAAAAGTTGATTTAGTCACTGAATAGGAAAGCAAGAGACAATGATATTTACCTCTTTGCTGCCCTACAGTAACTTGGACATGGTCAGAgctgaaatatttgttgaatacattTTTCCCACCAATGGCAAATTCTTGTCTTCCTAAAGACATTTGGCATTTGAGCATTGGCAAGGTCTTTTAAGAGACAACATTTTAAAAGGGGAAGGAAAACACTATTTAGAACTTTCTAGCAACTGCAGAGTTAACACAGTGAGTCTGACTTGGTTTGTGACAGGTAGCAAATTCCTTTAGACTTGTTATTTGCTTCTAGTTATAAATTTGTTCTGAGTTGCAGCTCTGCAGCCAGCCCGAGAAACTTCTACCTTATGGCAACAAATTGAGCTCTCAGTGGGCCTGACCTAAGTAGAGGAGAGAGGCATCTAATGCAGATTCAGCCTTGTCAGATCTCCCAACAGGGGGGAATTTCTTTAGAAATATTATCCATTGCTGAGACAAATGTCGACACCACCAgtcagtgggggtggggtggggtgtttgTTTCAACAGTAGCACAACTGATGGATTATTGCACGGAAAAATGAGGTTAGAGACCAGGGGATGTTGGAACGCTGCCTACCTGggcaaaagagaaaatacaggcTGCATTTTCAATCATTGGGAGAAGACTATGGAACCATACTGGTGACATTTAGGATTTCAGTGTACTTCTGTGGAATGAATTTTCCTGCACTGTTGGCAATGCATTTCACTTGGACACCTTGCTAGATGAAAACTATTGGAAACTGCCAAGCTCAGCAGATCTTGATTATTTTCAGCATTCTTTCAAagagttttgttgttattgttgttggggGAGGAGGCGTCCATTCTGATTGTAATTATTAACCAGCATGTTGCCTTTTTGTTAATAATGATAGTGGGATCAGAATGACTTCATTTATATGTGAATTCTGGGTGGGAGGTTGGGGCTATATATTCACTCAGATGGAATTCCATTATCAAAGGTGTCCTTTTGGAACAAACTTTGTCTAGGCAGATGATGCTGGTGGCCCACTTTGGACTGCTTAGGGATGAGTTTAAGCAAATCCAGACATACTGTCTCGTCCGAGTCCCCATGGAGCATATTGCTTAACTGGCCCATATGAAGACTGAGCTCATGCCTTTGGCTTTAGAAGTACTTTTCTTTCTACTAAGCTCACTGGCTAAGGGGCTAAGGGTCTTTCTGGAGATGAAGGAATAAATGATTTTGTCCACTCTGGGTGTAAACTAAAGCAGAGACAGGATGACTTGTCTGAGAGAAATGTGAGTGGGCTCCTCGTAGCTCATTTCAGACTGCCTCCAAGTCAGCTTTATTCCAAGAAGGACAGAGCAGGGTCAGAATATGATAAGAACACTTCTGCCAAACTGGCAAATTAGGGCAAGTTAATCTTTGGTGCTTCTAGCTTCCCTTTTCTGTACTTTATATCCTGTTCCTTTTGCGCCTTTCTagcccttcctcctcttcccatcTCCCTCTATTCCTCTGTCTCCTGTCTAGACATCTAAGAATTTCGtgttttttttgacaccttttatcaAATAAATCGATCTGGCAAATGATCTCACACCAAGATATTAGTGAtgggcatttaaaaaattgagtttgATACTTAACTCAAAGGAAATAATTATTACTAGTGGATTTTAAACACAATGGCAATAAGAGTAAGAGATATTTTAAGGGCATCTTTCCTGCACCACTCagatgggctccagcttcatccacagGTAAGGCTGATCTCAAATATCAAggaccagaacactggagtgggacaGGTAAACCAGTGGGATGGGATATGACTCAGAAATAAAGTGAGATAGATATGTGGTGAAGTCCAAGGAGTGAGGGATATAAGAGGAGTGCACTGATAAAACATGGAGAAAACACAGACTCATTTCTCTTCCTTGCCCAGGAATTCTTTCCTCAGTCTGGTTAAATCCTCCACTCAGGCAGCAAATGAGCCCTAACAACCCCCTTTCACAGTTTGCTGTGTTTTCTGGCCTCCATTTGTGACAATCTCTGagatcagggaaaaaaaaaaaaagctttttataaaGAGTGAAGCTGCCTGAGACCTCAGTGTGATGGATCTGTTTGGGGGCAAGTAGCTTTAGTTTGTCCTGAACAAGTATCTGAGCACATTTGGCTTAGGTTTGTTTTTTGAAGCCTGTGATTAATCTAGCTGTTCTCTCCACCGTCCTTCTTCACTGTCTGTTTATGAGGTACACCCTCCAAAGGTGAAATACATGCTCAGAATAGCTGGCTAGCAGGTGTTAggctggaaggaagggaagggaatgcATTGTGGCATATTGTTACCGAACTAGCCTGTGGGAATTAAAGGGCCTCTGGGTATTTCCTTAACTAACACAGAGCAGACACATTGTTTCTTATGCAAAGTTGGACTTCTGCATCTTCCATCACCAGTTTTCACCCTTGAAAAAAAACTGGCAAGGCAGCACAGACATTcctctttttcaaaaagaaaaaaacaaaacaaaacaaaacaccccatTTCTTTCATCTAGAGATTCAAGCTGACTTGAAAGTTTTTCCTACCCACTACCCTTACCACTCCTTATTCTTAAATGCAGCTGAAGAATAGTGGAAAAAAATCTCTAGACCAGTTTCTAGTCCTAGCCTCAACTCTGCcacttacaagctgtgtgactttggacaagtcaccAAATGTCTCTGGAGGTTTGGGTCCCATCTTTATCTCCCACCCCTTGCCAGATGCAATGTTGAATAGTTGACAAAATTAATTgtcttttttaactgaagtatagttgattttatcctctagagtaggaaatggcaacttgctccattattcttgcctggaaaattccatggacagaggagtctggtgagctacaatccatggggtcacaaagagtcgaacatgaacGACTGAGCCACCGACTGATAGACTGGTAGCTAcaactaacaatgttgtgttagtttcaggaaagtgattcagctgtttagattcttttccatcataggttattacaagatatagaatatatatacacaagatatagaatatatagaatatatccCTGtgcatacagtaggttcttgttaatctattttatatacagtagtttggCAAAATCAATTCTTTTCAGATTTGGTAGACAGCGATCAAGCTGAACCATTGAACTACTACTACTTGTTGATTCCTGAGCTACTTCCTAACAGTAGCCTCAGCCCCTCTCTTAGCCACTAAAGGACAGCTCCCTTTGAAGACCTAGGGTTTTTCTGGCTGGTACCATGTGATTTGCCAGCAATGCTGCCTTAGGAGAATAATGAGACTGAATACAAATGTGTTCCTAGTAGCCAGAGCCCTAACCTACGTGATTGATGCAGACCCTCAACAACATAGAGTAAGAGCTGACCCAAGACAGTTTCTAGACAAGGGTGGACTTCACTTTTGCATGGTTtgggaggaaaataaaattttaaaatgctgacaTGGCACCATCTGGTAAAGTTCAGTATCCCTGCTAAAGAGACTCCAGCTACAGCTTTCACTTGAGAGGATGAAATGCTTCTCCAGACCCACATTTCACccaccaaactgtggaaaacccAGGGAACTCAGGGAAGAAAGTTGTATCCCCCGTGTGCCTAGAAGGGGGGTGAAGAAAGTTGGCCCCTGGCCAATACTAGTATTAGAGAAATAGGCACAGAAAAGCCAGATCCTGACTTATCAGGAAACTGCTTTTTCTGAGCAAGGGATTTTCAGGCTAGAATGCTGTTGGGTTTGCAGCCCTGAGTGAAACTCTTTGAATTGTCATCTGCAGTTGAAGTGAGGGGGAGGGCAGACAGATGCCCACCTATTCCAACCCTTCTCATTTCATCCTGTTTGTATGCAGGAGCTGAGGGAACCCCCAGGAATCTGTGGATTGCCATGTGGGCCTTAGGACTTAGGCTTTCTAAATAGCCCTAAAGTCACCAGGCAGTTTCTATATATGGCAGGAAGGCCagcctttcatttatttattattcttctGCCTCATTCTACAAAGGATTTGAGGGAGGATAGGCTACAAGGTCTGTGCTATATATATCAACCTTTTGGTTAAAAGCTGGGACTTTTCTGCCTTGTTTTCTCCATATTGAATGAATTAGCTGGAGAGTTGATTTCTCCTTGTTTCAAGTTCAATGTGTAATACAGGAAGCCTTAAGCAAGAATGTTTCTCTAGGGAATCTGCTTCAAAGATGGCTGGGCAGTCACTGCATTGAAGTGGAGCCTTGTGATGTCCTCTTGAAATCTCTGGGACTGAATAGGTACCTTCTGCTCGGTTTAAGAAAGCTGAATATATAACTCAATTGACCGGCTTTCATTCAGCTCAAGTGGCTTCTATATGTGACTGTGGGTTGGGGATCTGTAGCCTGTAAGGGAGTGCAACAGTTCTCTCAAAGTTAGTCTTCCttgtttcactttattttcatcCCTTCCTCTCTCTATGTTATGTGTGCATGTTCTTATGCCTGAGGTGTGTGGTGAGGAGTCCAT carries:
- the TNMD gene encoding tenomodulin, which gives rise to MAKNPPENCEDCHILNAEAFKSKKICKLLKICGLVFGILALTLIVLFWGSKHFWPETPKKTYDMEHTFYSNGEKKKIYMEIDPITRTEIFRSGNGTDETLEVHDFKNGYTGIYFVGLQKCFIKTQIKVIPEFSEPEEEIDENEEITTTFFEQSVIWVPAEKPIENRDFLKNSKILEICDNVTMYWINPTLIAVSELQDFEEDGEDLHFPTSEKKGIEQNEQWVVPQVKVEKTRHARQAASEEELPINDYTENGIEFDSMLDERGYCCIYCRRGNRYCRRVCEPLLGYYPYPYCYQGGRVICRVIMPCNWWVARMLGRV